The following proteins come from a genomic window of Lolium rigidum isolate FL_2022 chromosome 5, APGP_CSIRO_Lrig_0.1, whole genome shotgun sequence:
- the LOC124655348 gene encoding stellacyanin-like: MATRALLAIAVTLAVLGTALGASYTVGAPRGSWDIQTNYVQWTSNLKFRAGDQLLFRYSRAAHNVVEVSKADYDACSASSPIASFQTGNDIVPLAAAGSRYFICGVPGHCDAGMKVRIDVEEATPGGAPSPMSPRAGSAAPAVAPMPSAEITPSTSGQAMPPSSSAVSAGVGSLGLCFGVVFTAALMALY; this comes from the coding sequence ATGGCAACCAGAGCTCTCCTCGCCATCGCCGTGACCTTAGCAGTTCTAGGGACGGCGCTCGGTGCCAGCTACACCGTCGGCGCGCCAAGAGGGTCGTGGGATATCCAGACCAACTATGTCCAGTGGACTTCCAACCTGAAGTTCCGCGCCGGCGACCAGCTGTTGTTCAGGTACTCCCGAGCGGCGCACAACGTGGTGGAGGTGAGCAAGGCAGACTACGACGCGTGCTCTGCTTCCAGCCCCATCGCCTCCTTCCAGACTGGCAACGACATCgtcccgctcgccgccgccggcagcaggTACTTCATCTGCGGTGTTCCGGGGCATTGCGATGCTGGTATGAAGGTCCGTATCGACGTCGAGGAAGCAACACCTGGTGGTGCCCCGTCGCCTATGAGTCCTCGTGCAGGTTCAGCCGCACCGGCGGTGGCCCCCATGCCGAGCGCAGAGATCACGCCCTCGACTAGCGGCCAGGCAATGCCTCCGTCGAGCTCAGCGGTTTCAGCTGGGGTTGGATCACTGGGGCTATGTTTTGGGGTTGTCTTTACGGCCGCTCTGATGGCTTTGTACTAA
- the LOC124655347 gene encoding mavicyanin-like, producing MATRALLVITLTAAVLGIALGASYTVGAPRGSWDTQTNYVQWTSNLKFRAGDQVLFRYSRATHNVVEVSKADYDACSASSPIASFQTGNDIVPLTAAGSRYFICGVPGHCDGGMKVRIDVEEATPSGSTGAPSPVSPRGAAPTVAPMPSGTSPSSSGSGQAMPPSSSAVSTGVGSLGLCLGVAFTAGLMVFY from the coding sequence ATGGCAACCAGAGCTCTGCTGGTTATCACCTTAACCGCGGCGGTGCTCGGGATAGCGCTCGGCGCTAGCTACACCGTCGGCGCACCAAGAGGGTCGTGGGATACCCAGACCAACTATGTCCAGTGGACCTCCAACCTGAAGTTCCGTGCCGGTGACCAAGTGTTGTTCAGGTACTCCCGAGCGACGCACAATGTGGTGGAGGTGAGCAAGGCGGACTACGACGCGTGCTCTGCCTCTAGCCCCATCGCCTCCTTCCAGACCGGCAACGACATCGTCCCGCTCACAGCCGCTGGCAGCAGGTACTTCATTTGCGGTGTTCCAGGGCACTGCGATGGTGGCATGAAGGTCCGTATCGACGTTGAGGAAGCAACCCCTAGCGGCAGCACCGGTGCCCCGTCGCCTGTGAGCCCCCGTGGAGCCGCACCGACGGTGGCGCCCATGCCAAGCGGAACGTCACCCTCAAGTAGCGGTAGCGGCCAGGCGATGCCTCCGTCGAGCTCAGCGGTATCTACTGGGGTTGGATCACTAGGGCTATGTTTGGGAGTTGCCTTCACAGCCGGTCTGATGGTCTTCTACTAG
- the LOC124656027 gene encoding putative pentatricopeptide repeat-containing protein At3g16890, mitochondrial: MASRRRLSLLLRRRRGHLSTCNPPRSHLSTNAGRGPAEPADPARAASILAEKDWFRRLNTEFAAALPRLGPRFVVRVLHAAVPLEPLLCVRLYVWAARFGTHFARDASVRRALEDALWRRGPVVLSAALVAEVRGCGCEVSEELLCTLIASWGRLGLAQYAHEVFVQMPRLGLRPSTAVYNALIAASVRAGAVDAAYLRFQQMPADGCQPDCFTYNTLVHGVCRRGIIDEALRLVRQMEGAGIRPNVFTYTMLVDGFCNAGRAEDAVQLFSMMNEKGVSPNEASYRALVHGVFRCLGRYKAYQMLSKWLGREPPPHPSAWHTMLYCLSKNEMAKEVVEVVKKMNNRGYFLDNVTFGIVVSCAMKCLELSSLCELLDDFVKKGGNPAFDVYVMVIKSLLVDCKSSSKANQYLERMVSDGLLSSVSSYNMVIDCFVKAGAVDRAVEITEQMRYKGSLPNLVTFNTLLGGYSKLGDVHNAKAVLEMLMEHGFMPDIITFTSLIDGLCHTHQLDDAFDCFKEMTEWGVRPNAHTYNVLMRGLCSAGHVNKAIDLLSKMKIDGITPDAYSFNAPILSFCKMQKVDKARIVFNAMLRLGVVPDSITCNTLIKAFCDERRVDEAKEILLATESSGSSVTDHHSYWPIVSALTKRGQFCEAGQLMNKYHTRNVQLGCGSNRTTEPDIDVRVVNV, encoded by the coding sequence ATGGCAAGCAGGCGGCGCCTCagtctcctcctccgccgccggcgcggcCATCTCTCAACCTGTAACCCGCCGAGATCCCACCTTTCCACCAACGCCGGCCGGGGACCGGCCGAGCCCGCTGACCCGGCCCGCGCGGCGTCGATCCTGGCCGAGAAGGACTGGTTCCGGCGGCTCAACACGGAGTTCGCCGCCGCCTTGCCGCGCCTAGGCCCGCGCTTCGTGGTCCGCGTGCTGCACGCCGCCGTGCCCCTCGAGCCCCTCCTCTGCGTCCGCCTCTACGTCTGGGCGGCGCGGTTCGGGACGCACTTCGCGCGGGACGCCTCGGTGCGGCGCGCCCTGGAGGACGCcctgtggcggcgcggcccggtggtGCTGTCCGCGGCGCTGGTGGCGGAGGTCAGGGGATGCGGCTGCGAGGTCTCCGAGGAGCTGCTCTGCACCCTGATTGCCAGCTGGGGCAGGCTGGGCCTGGCGCAGTACGCGCACGAGGTGTTCGTGCAAATGCCGCGCCTCGGGCTGAGGCCCAGCACCGCGGTGTACAACGCGCTCATCGCGGCGTCTGTGAGGGCCGGCGCCGTCGACGCCGCGTACCTCAGGTTCCAGCAGATGCCTGCGGATGGGTGCCAGCCTGACTGCTTCACATACAACACTCTCGTCCATGGGGTCTGTCGGCGTGGGATCATCGACGAGGCGCTCCGGCTGGTGAGGCAGATGGAGGGAGCGGGGATCAGACCGAATGTGTTCACGTACACGATGCTGGTCGACGGGTTCTGCAATGCCGGCAGAGCAGAGGATGCGGTTCAGTTGTTTAGCATGATGAATGAGAAGGGCGTGTCGCCGAATGAGGCCTCATACAGGGCGTTGGTCCATGGTGTGTTCCGGTGTTTGGGGAGATACAAGGCGTATCAGATGCTGAGTAAGTGGCTAGGCCGCGAGCCACCTCCACACCCAAGTGCATGGCATACTATGCTCTACTGCTTATCGAAGAACGAGATGGCCAAAGAGGTAGTTGAGGTCGTGAAGAAGATGAACAACAGGGGTTATTTCCTCGACAATGTGACGTTTGGCATTGTGGTCTCTTGTGCCATGAAGTGCCTGGAGTTGAGTAGTCTGTGCGAGCTTCTTGATGATTTCGTAAAGAAAGGTGGGAATCCTGCATTTGATGTCTACGTCATGGTTATCAAATCCTTACTAGTAGACTGCAAAAGTTCTTCAAAGGCTAATCAGTATTTAGAGCGCATGGTTTCGGATGGGCTCTTGTCCAGTGTGTCATCCTATAACATGGTCATAGATTGCTTTGTCAAGGCAGGTGCAGTGGATAGGGCAGTGGAGATCACAGAACAGATGCGATATAAAGGTTCCCTTCCTAACCTTGTGACCTTTAATACACTGCTGGGTGGTTATTCAAAGTTAGGGGATGTACATAATGCAAAGGCTGTTCTTGAGATGCTTATGGAGCATGGGTTCATGCCAGATATCATTACCTTTACCTCCCTCATTGACGGGCTATGTCATACCCATCAACTGGATGATGCGTTTGATTGCTTCAAGGAGATGACAGAGTGGGGCGTTAGACCAAATGCTCATACTTATAATGTACTGATGCGTGGGCTTTGTTCAGCAGGGCATGTTAACAAGGCTATTGATCTTCTTAGTAAAATGAAAATAGATGGTATTACTCCTGATGCATACTCCTTCAATGCCCCCATTTTGAGTTTCTGCAAAATGCAGAAAGTAGATAAAGCTCGGATTGTTTTTAATGCCATGCTGAGATTAGGTGTTGTTCCTGACAGTATTACATGCAATACCCTGATTAAAGCTTTTTGCGATGAAAGAAGAGTTGACGAGGCCAAAGAAATTCTACTTGCAACTGAGTCTAGTGGCTCTAGTGTGACCGATCATCACTCATACTGGCCAATTGTTTCCGCACTTACTAAAAGGGGTCAATTCTGTGAGGCAGGACAGTTGATGAACAAATATCACACCAGAAATGTTCAATTGGGTTGTGGTTCTAATCGTACCACAGAGCCTGATATTGATGTCCGAGTTGTCAATGTGTGA